The proteins below are encoded in one region of Apium graveolens cultivar Ventura chromosome 4, ASM990537v1, whole genome shotgun sequence:
- the LOC141716589 gene encoding floricaula/leafy homolog translates to MDPSHDSLSASLFKWDSRNQAANPPPPPPPPQNRLVEMLAPPQMPPALSGLEELFEPYGIRYFTAAKIGELGFTVNTLLNMKDQELDEMMNSLSHIFRWDLLVGEKYGIKAAVRAERRRLLEQYNEIQRHTYLHDQNTNYALDAFSQEGLSEEPVQQVHEGTCSKRKQRGKNVAARLSNQTVCEVESDDEEDENVCERQREHPFIVTEPGEVARGKKNGLDYLFNLYEQCRNFLIQVQNIAKASGEKCPTKVTNQVFRYAKEAGASYINKPKMRHYVHCYALHCLDEETSNALRRVYKERGENVGSWRQACYKPLVSIASRQGWDIDLIFSTHPRLSIWYVPTKLRQLCHAERSSRAAATSSSINYCG, encoded by the exons ATGGATCCTAGTCATGACTCCTTGTCAGCGAGCTTGTTCAAGTGGGACTCAAGAAACCAAGCAGCTAATCCCCCTCCTCCACCACCGCCACCGCAGAACCGACTTGTCGAGATGTTGGCACCGCCGCAAATGCCACCTGCGTTATCAGGACTAGAGGAGCTGTTTGAGCCTTACGGCATTCGGTATTTTACTGCTGCAAAAATAGGAGAGCTAGGGTTCACGGTGAACACTTTGTTGAATATGAAAGACCAGGAGCTTGATGAAATGATGAATAGCCTTTCTCATATTTTCCGCTGGGATTTACTTGTCGGTGAGAAATATGGTATCAAAGCTGCTGTTAGAGCTGAGCGTCGTCGTCTTCTCGAGCAGTATAATGAGATCCAACGCCACACCTATCTCCATGATCAAAATACTAATTATGCCCTTGATGCATTCTCTCAAGAAG GGTTGTCTGAGGAGCCAGTACAACAAGTGCATGAAGGAACGTGTAGCAAGAGGAAGCAACGAGGCAAAAATGTGGCGGCTAGATTAAGCAATCAGACTGTTTGCGAGGTGGAGAGCGACGACGAAGAGGATGAGAATGTGTGTGAGAGACAAAGAGAGCATCCCTTCATCGTAACGGAGCCGGGAGAGGTGGCGCGTGGGAAGAAGAACGGCCTTGATTATCTCTTCAACTTGTACGAGCAGTGTCGTAATTTCTTGATCCAAGTTCAGAACATTGCTAAGGCCAGTGGTGAAAAATGCCCCACAAAG GTAACAAACCAGGTGTTCAGGTACGCAAAGGAGGCAGGGGCAAGCTACATAAACAAGCCCAAAATGCGACATTACGTGCACTGCTACGCTCTCCATTGTCTCGATGAGGAAACATCTAATGCACTGAGAAGAGTGTACAAAGAAAGAGGCGAAAATGTTGGCTCCTGGAGACAAGCATGTTACAAGCCTCTTGTCAGTATCGCTTCTCGTCAAGGTTGGGACATTGATTTGATCTTCAGTACTCATCCTCGGCTTTCGATTTGGTACGTCCCGACTAAGCTCCGCCAGCTCTGCCATGCTGAGCGTAGCTCTCGTGCTGCTGCTACCTCATCCTCTATTAATTACTGCGGTTGA